A stretch of DNA from Anaerotignum faecicola:
ATTAGCGCAAGCCAGGTGGATATACCCGTCGAAGGACGGCTGTCATGGCTTAACATGCTGAGGCGCGACATATTCAGGTTCGGAATGGGCGTTGATACGGACAATGAGAAGCTTGGCAATGCGTCGGGCGTTTCGCTTAAATTCCAATACACACAGCTGGATTTGAAGGCAAATTCCATGACGCCTATGCTTAAAAAGGCTATCAAGGACTTTTTCTGGTTTATAACCGAGGACGTCAACAGGAAAAACGGAACCGATTTTGACAGCAGCCTTATAAGCGTCGCCATCAACAAGACTATGATTACGAACGATTATGAAATCGTTGAGATGATCGGCATGTCGAAAGACCTTGTATCCCATAAGACTCTGCTTGCAAGGCACCCGTTTGTTGACGACGCCAACGAAGAGATTAAAGAATTCTTGAACCAGGAGGAAAAAGAAGAAAAGGAGGAAGCCGAAAAATGGACGAATTAAGCGAGATTTTTCAAAATACCCAAAGTTTTGAAGAGCTTGAGGAAAGCGTGAAAGGATTTATTGAAAGCGGTTTTGTGCCGAAAAGCGAGTTTGAAGCGCTAAGCGGCGAATATGAGGGGTACAGGGCCAAGCACGAGGCGGCAATGAAGGAAAACGCCGTTGATAACGCCATACTTAAAGCCGGAGGCAGAAATACAAAGGCAATTAAGGCCCTTATAAACATGGACGACGTAACGATTGGCGAAAACGGCGAAATTAAAGGCCTTGATATTGAGGCTGTAAAGAAAAGCGACGGATACCTTTTTAATACTGTTGAGACGCTTACCGACGGGACCGGTTTTGCAAAGGGGACGCTGGGAAATGAAAAAGGCATATTAAAAGAAATAGCCGACGCTATGGGAATTAAAAAATAAGGAGGACACATTAAATGGCAAATATTATCGAATACGCAAGTTTGTTTGAAGCAAACCTCGATTTGCTTGCAGTACAGACGCTTAAAACAGGATTTATGGATACTAATTCGTCGCAGATCAGGTATAACGGCGGCAGTGAAGTGAAGGTTCCGGTGCTGAAAGTACAGGGGCTTGGAAATTACTCAAGGGAAAACGGATATGTAGACGGCAGTATCAACCTTGAATACCAGACCCTTACAATGAGCCAAGACCGCGGCAGGAAATTCCTTATAGACGCAATGGATGTTGACGAAACAAATTTTGTGGCTACGGCGGGCAATATCATGGGCGAATTCCAGCGCACAATGCTTGTGCCGGAAATTGACGCGTACAGGATCGCAAAGCTTGCCAAAACCGCTATTGATATTGAGGACAACGAATGTGTCGAATACGGATATACAGTCGCTTCGGATACGATTATCCCAAAAATTAAAGGGGCGGTTAAAAAACTGCGCGAAGCGGGATATGACGATGAGGAACTTGACATACTTGCCACATATGACGTTGTGGCGGCGGTTGAGGAAGCGGCTTTCGGAAAGCTTAATTCGGTTTCATTTTCTCAGGGAGGCATTGACACACAGGTTCCGGCAATCGACGGATGCCCTGTTATAGCAGTGCCGCAAAGCAGGATGTACACGGAGATTAAGCTTTACGACGGTTCGACTTTGGGGCAGGAACAAGGCGGATTTACAAAGGGCGACGCGGCCAAAGCAATCAACTTTATTATTGTTGCGAAAAGCACGCCGATTGCCGTTACGAAACAGGATAAAATGAGGATTTTTACGCCAGATACATACCAAAAGGCAAACGCATGGAGCATTGATTACAGGAGATACCATGATTTATGGGTTATGGAAAACAGGAAAAATTCCATTTTTGTAAACATTAAAGACGCCGAATAAAGGAGGCGGCATATGACTGGGCAAAGGGAAGCCGTTAAGGCGATACTAGGCATAAAAGACGGAAGCCTTGATGCGGAGATTGACATTGCCGTTGCGGAGGCTGAGGAATTTATATGCTGCTACTGCAACATTAAAGAAGTGCCCGAAGGGCTTAAAAGGGTTGAGGCGGCTATGGCGGCTGAAATATACAGGGAAAGATGTATCGGAAAAACGGAAAAAAGCGGGGGCATTAAAGCCGTTTACGAGGGCGATGTGAGCGTTACGTTCGGCGACGGGAAAAACGCTTTCCTTGACGATTTCAGCGAAAGGCTCAACAGGTACAGGAAGGCCGGGTGGTGAGTTTGAACATGATTGGAAATATTGCGGGCAGGCTGTACCGTCATAAATGCGATGTTATTGAAATGAAAAGCCAAAAAGGGGAAATAAACAATACAATGCCCGTGACAGTTTTGGAAAATATACCGTGCAGGATATCTTTTTCATCATCGCCCGCAAACTCAAGAGGGAAGGAAGTTTCCTCAACAGGCCAAAAGGCAAGGCTGTTTTTGGCGCCGGATGTTAATATTAAGGCCGGGAGCCGTATTATTGTTTCCGGAGAGGGTTTTAAAACCGAATATGAATGTGCCGGGACGGCCGCCGTTTATGAAAGCCATCAGGAAATAGATATAATTTTAAGGAAACAGTTTGCGTAAAAATAAGGGAGGAGGGGCGGGTTAATTGGAAAAGGAGGGATTATTTGACTGCGGCGAATATTATACGCGGCATTGCCGCAAAGCTTAGGGGGGTTTATCCTGAAGATTATTATGCCATATATACCGAAAGCGTACAGCAGGACCTTTTCAGGCCTTGTTTTTTTATACTGCTTAAAAGCGAAGAACGTAAAAACGAGTTGGGCAGGCGGTTCAGGCAGAAATACAGGTTTAATATTATTTACTACCCCAGCGGAAACGGCGGCGACAACGAAGAATTTATTGCCGTCGGCCAGACTTTGGGACATGAACTCAGGATTATAAAGGCAAAAGGCGACCTTATAAGAGGAAAGGCCGTAAGCTGCAAGGCTGACGGAGGACGGCTTGTTTTTGATATT
This window harbors:
- a CDS encoding phage scaffolding protein, yielding MDELSEIFQNTQSFEELEESVKGFIESGFVPKSEFEALSGEYEGYRAKHEAAMKENAVDNAILKAGGRNTKAIKALINMDDVTIGENGEIKGLDIEAVKKSDGYLFNTVETLTDGTGFAKGTLGNEKGILKEIADAMGIKK
- a CDS encoding phage head-tail connector protein — protein: MTGQREAVKAILGIKDGSLDAEIDIAVAEAEEFICCYCNIKEVPEGLKRVEAAMAAEIYRERCIGKTEKSGGIKAVYEGDVSVTFGDGKNAFLDDFSERLNRYRKAGW